Proteins found in one Pirellulales bacterium genomic segment:
- a CDS encoding arylsulfatase, which produces MCNTTQRSLGLLVLVALIAQATTSLAQGEADAKKPNILVIFGDDIGTTNVSAYSDGLMGYETPHIDRLAHEGLRFLHYYGEQSCTAGRAAFLTGQHGIRTGLTKVGFPGAPMGMNQLDPSIGGLLKSLGYATGQFGKNHVGDRNETLPTVNGFDEFFGNLYHLNAEEEPELPDYPQDPEYRKKFGPRGVLRCKATDVDDPTVDPRFGRVGKQTIEDTGALTKKRMETIDDETSAAAIDYMRRQVETGKPFFCWFNSTRMHLRTHVRDEHRGRYKHGDSEYNDGMIEHDETIGTILKALDDLKIADHTIVVYTTDNGPHMNTWPDGAMTPFRSEKNTNWEGAFRVPCLVRWPGHIQPGTVTNQLMSHNDWIPTLCAIVGEPDIVDKLRHGHEANGKQYKVHLDGYDQSKFLTSVAGTVGKNNGAKSARDRFFYTDDDGQLVAYRQGDYKFVFAEQRKQGTMGVWAEPFTTLRLQKIFNIMQDPFERADITSNTYWDWNLDHVGSMYGVMQDVFEFAGTFQEFPPRSVAPSFNPANILEDTLREIKVKRKLQEAFPMLQRSAEEK; this is translated from the coding sequence ATGTGCAACACAACGCAACGATCGCTCGGACTGCTGGTGCTCGTGGCTCTGATCGCGCAAGCAACGACGAGCTTGGCCCAAGGTGAAGCCGACGCCAAGAAGCCCAACATCCTGGTGATCTTTGGCGATGACATCGGCACGACGAATGTCAGCGCCTATAGCGACGGTCTCATGGGCTACGAGACCCCCCACATCGATCGCCTGGCCCACGAGGGGCTCCGCTTCCTGCACTACTACGGCGAGCAATCGTGTACGGCGGGCCGAGCGGCCTTCCTCACCGGACAGCACGGCATCCGCACCGGCCTGACCAAGGTCGGATTTCCCGGCGCGCCGATGGGCATGAACCAGCTCGATCCCTCGATTGGCGGCTTGCTCAAGAGTCTTGGTTACGCCACCGGCCAGTTTGGCAAGAATCACGTGGGGGATCGCAACGAGACGCTCCCCACGGTCAACGGCTTCGACGAGTTCTTCGGCAATCTCTACCACCTGAATGCGGAAGAGGAGCCGGAACTGCCCGACTATCCTCAGGATCCCGAGTACCGCAAGAAGTTCGGTCCGCGCGGCGTGCTGCGCTGCAAAGCGACCGACGTCGACGATCCGACCGTCGATCCGCGCTTTGGCCGTGTCGGCAAGCAGACGATCGAGGATACCGGCGCGCTGACCAAGAAACGCATGGAGACGATCGACGACGAGACCTCGGCGGCGGCGATCGACTACATGCGACGGCAGGTCGAGACGGGCAAACCGTTCTTCTGCTGGTTCAACTCCACCCGCATGCACCTGCGCACGCACGTGCGCGACGAGCATCGCGGCCGCTACAAGCATGGCGACAGCGAATACAACGACGGCATGATCGAGCACGATGAGACGATCGGCACGATCCTCAAGGCGCTCGACGATCTGAAGATCGCCGACCATACGATCGTCGTCTACACGACCGACAACGGGCCCCACATGAATACCTGGCCCGATGGCGCGATGACCCCCTTCCGTTCGGAAAAGAACACCAACTGGGAGGGGGCCTTCCGCGTGCCCTGCCTGGTGCGCTGGCCCGGCCACATCCAGCCGGGGACGGTCACCAACCAATTGATGAGCCACAACGACTGGATTCCCACGTTGTGCGCCATCGTGGGCGAGCCGGACATCGTCGACAAGCTGCGTCACGGACACGAGGCGAACGGCAAGCAGTACAAGGTACACCTCGACGGCTACGACCAATCGAAGTTTCTCACCTCGGTCGCAGGCACGGTCGGGAAGAACAATGGCGCCAAGAGCGCACGCGACCGGTTCTTTTATACCGACGACGACGGACAACTCGTGGCCTACCGCCAGGGCGATTACAAGTTCGTATTCGCCGAACAGCGCAAGCAGGGCACGATGGGGGTCTGGGCCGAACCGTTCACGACGCTCCGCCTGCAGAAGATCTTCAACATCATGCAAGACCCCTTCGAGCGGGCCGACATCACGTCGAATACCTACTGGGACTGGAATCTCGATCACGTCGGTAGCATGTATGGCGTCATGCAAGACGTGTTCGAATTCGCCGGGACCTTCCAGGAATTCCCGCCGCGATCGGTCGCGCCGAGCTTCAATCCGGCCAACATCCTGGAAGACACGCTGCGCGAAATCAAAGTCAAGCGCAAGCTGCAAGAGGCCTTTCCGATGCTGCAGCGGAGCGCAGAGGAGAAGTGA
- a CDS encoding SGNH/GDSL hydrolase family protein, with the protein MIENAPPALAEPRPRLARSWRRLVVLRVMSVAAGLLAAWVLLEAGMRLFDFPAAPTVAKRILLKKDAPQKLRYDCYPTNPHGEFQPLPDTSQATWSLFTSTLPPTELSLDRLSETPWCVEYSSYDLTLRAPDFARQPLSGVRRIAVFGDSFVYGEGVPIESTLTRQAETLLGTGYELLNLGGSGWNTRQERAALEQYVPLLQASRAIVVFTANDVEPTPELAARQSFLNDLVNLRDDPTRSSEARSWFSVPSRLVQFVDRTIDMRRIRNETIQWYQDLYDPLYNQPNLEKLADDLRHMRSRTDCQVVLVLYPLLEGFEGAYPLAEVHRKVAAMAESVGLPVLDLAPAFAGQTTAALWVHESDHHPNRQGHAIAARALVDWLTTLPGFLDGPPSSDSPEGQDDAGT; encoded by the coding sequence ATGATCGAAAACGCTCCCCCGGCACTAGCGGAGCCACGGCCACGGCTTGCCCGCTCGTGGCGTCGACTCGTCGTGCTGCGCGTGATGAGTGTGGCCGCCGGGCTGCTCGCCGCCTGGGTACTGCTCGAAGCGGGGATGCGGCTGTTTGATTTCCCGGCGGCTCCAACAGTCGCCAAGCGTATTCTGCTCAAGAAAGACGCGCCCCAAAAACTCCGCTACGACTGCTACCCAACGAATCCGCATGGCGAATTCCAGCCGCTGCCCGATACCTCGCAGGCGACCTGGTCGCTCTTCACCAGCACGCTTCCTCCCACAGAATTGTCCCTCGACCGTTTGTCCGAAACTCCCTGGTGCGTCGAATACAGCAGCTACGATCTCACGCTGCGTGCGCCCGACTTCGCGCGACAGCCTCTCTCCGGCGTGCGGCGCATCGCGGTCTTTGGCGACTCGTTTGTCTATGGCGAAGGCGTGCCGATCGAAAGCACGCTGACGCGCCAAGCAGAAACGCTGTTGGGGACTGGCTACGAGTTGCTGAACCTGGGGGGATCGGGCTGGAACACTCGCCAGGAGCGGGCGGCGCTCGAGCAATACGTCCCCCTGCTTCAAGCGTCACGCGCGATCGTCGTCTTCACGGCGAACGACGTGGAGCCCACGCCGGAACTCGCCGCGCGGCAATCGTTCCTCAACGACCTGGTCAATCTGCGCGATGACCCGACGCGCTCCAGCGAAGCGCGATCCTGGTTCAGCGTGCCGTCGCGGCTTGTTCAGTTCGTCGATCGCACCATCGACATGCGGCGGATCCGGAACGAAACCATTCAGTGGTACCAGGACCTCTACGATCCGCTTTATAACCAGCCCAATTTGGAAAAACTCGCCGACGACCTGCGGCACATGCGGTCACGCACCGATTGCCAGGTCGTCCTGGTGCTGTATCCGCTCCTGGAGGGATTCGAGGGTGCGTATCCGCTGGCCGAGGTACACCGCAAAGTGGCCGCCATGGCTGAGTCGGTCGGTCTGCCCGTGCTCGATCTGGCGCCCGCTTTCGCCGGACAGACGACCGCAGCGCTATGGGTCCACGAATCGGACCACCATCCGAACCGCCAGGGACATGCCATCGCCGCGCGGGCGCTCGTCGATTGGCTGACAACGCTGCCCGGGTTTCTCGACGGTCCCCCCTCGAGCGACTCGCCCGAGGGACAGGACGACGCAGGGACCTAG
- a CDS encoding multidrug efflux SMR transporter produces MYWLILLAAIVLEVCGTTCMKLSAGFTRLGYTVALFVFYLLSLSALTLALKRIEVSVAYAVWSGVGTALIALIGMTYFREPVSATKIVSLGLIIAGVVGLNLAGSAH; encoded by the coding sequence ATGTATTGGTTGATTCTCCTGGCCGCCATCGTGCTCGAAGTGTGCGGCACCACCTGCATGAAGCTTTCGGCCGGCTTCACGCGACTCGGCTACACCGTGGCCTTGTTCGTCTTCTATCTGCTGAGCCTTTCGGCCCTGACGCTGGCCCTGAAGCGGATCGAGGTCAGCGTGGCTTACGCCGTCTGGTCGGGGGTGGGGACCGCCCTAATCGCCCTGATCGGCATGACCTACTTCCGCGAACCGGTCAGCGCGACGAAGATTGTCAGCCTCGGGCTGATCATTGCCGGCGTCGTGGGACTGAACCTCGCCGGTAGTGCCCACTGA
- a CDS encoding GNAT family N-acetyltransferase produces the protein MSQLELRQANEAERAAIFAKVHEFWGGTLTVEAYVERCLKAAAPRRATWYLGRVGDEIVTSLGAHPTIFSVDGELASGFSIASVHTRPRDRGRGYAPRLIEYVERVERERGARLSVLYSDIDPAYYARLGYRRAPAFGGDTATDTAARGAVQAPAGSLETFDPGAELDEMARFYEVAHGQRRFHIHRAPEYARMLLAKRPKDEYFWLQDLAGGRLGYARFEPADERVKITDFVLLPEQESRRETFYRLLIAAAGEQGYWRVGGWLPDLPAARNCFEFGPRKKEITMAKVLDESLVLPDEALATAEYFNEIDHV, from the coding sequence ATGAGCCAACTCGAACTACGTCAGGCGAACGAAGCAGAGCGTGCCGCGATCTTTGCCAAGGTACATGAATTCTGGGGGGGCACGTTGACGGTCGAAGCGTACGTCGAGCGTTGTCTCAAGGCCGCCGCGCCGCGACGCGCCACCTGGTATCTGGGACGCGTGGGGGACGAGATTGTCACGTCGCTCGGGGCGCACCCCACGATCTTCAGTGTCGACGGCGAGCTCGCCAGCGGCTTTTCGATCGCCTCGGTCCACACGCGGCCGCGGGATCGGGGACGTGGCTATGCGCCTCGGTTGATCGAGTACGTCGAACGGGTCGAGCGCGAGCGTGGCGCGCGGCTCAGCGTGCTCTATTCCGACATCGATCCCGCCTATTATGCGCGGCTCGGCTATCGACGCGCGCCCGCGTTCGGTGGAGATACCGCGACCGACACCGCTGCGCGGGGGGCAGTACAAGCGCCGGCCGGCAGTCTCGAAACATTCGACCCCGGCGCCGAACTCGACGAGATGGCCAGGTTCTACGAAGTGGCGCACGGCCAGCGTCGTTTTCACATACATCGCGCGCCCGAGTATGCCCGCATGTTGTTGGCAAAGCGGCCGAAGGACGAATACTTCTGGCTACAGGACCTCGCGGGGGGGCGACTGGGCTATGCCCGCTTCGAGCCAGCGGACGAACGAGTGAAAATCACCGATTTCGTGCTGCTACCCGAGCAGGAATCGCGCCGCGAGACGTTCTACCGGCTGCTGATCGCGGCGGCGGGAGAGCAGGGTTATTGGCGCGTCGGCGGCTGGCTGCCCGATCTGCCGGCGGCCCGAAACTGCTTCGAATTCGGCCCGCGGAAAAAGGAGATCACCATGGCCAAGGTGCTCGACGAGTCGCTCGTGTTGCCGGACGAGGCCTTGGCCACGGCCGAGTATTTCAACGAGATCGACCACGTCTAA
- a CDS encoding TolC family protein, whose amino-acid sequence MRRRFPLRIVPPGVGPLLGLVAALLFCGCQSSPKPNTVAQTPPVPASPQPAQMVTAPVTALPAIPPPQHVVVPASLESRISRPTVEAVPVPSNAVPIPSHAAPGPEPLPAPPGVPALAPMALSLEDAVGLGLSDNPRLHQLAALTRVARANADVAFAPFLPEIGTSMRYSAFSSPVLPGGAFVPASLPAGVDSFAVAEIGVQHTIADFGRRAGHYGQAVHRSRSQDLALTRARQTIAFEVVQAYFHVLAAQANLRVREEAQRDAERILFDTKARREGGVVDRDAVLRAEVELALTRQNLLSARQGVRDARSRLNVVMGQPPVAPLSVNDVLARPRFQLPLEACLEQAVADRREIGMAREAVAVANHGVEAARGELLPKVYVRGTALRADSPGDLNGFVEGIGLHVEQPLYAGGRYKGGVRSSEAQVSAALADLRVILDNVALQVTVAYEAIETDRQRIELAETAIVQARENLRLIIVRYQNGNATPTDVVDAQTALIQMQTNYFTAVYGYLEGLARLDYALGGDQQTLMAQLRPAWSGVGDL is encoded by the coding sequence ATGCGCCGACGATTCCCACTGCGCATCGTTCCGCCCGGCGTTGGTCCCCTGCTGGGGCTCGTGGCCGCGTTGCTTTTTTGCGGCTGCCAATCTTCCCCGAAACCGAACACGGTAGCTCAGACGCCGCCGGTCCCTGCGTCGCCACAGCCGGCACAGATGGTCACGGCGCCGGTGACCGCCCTGCCGGCGATACCGCCGCCGCAGCACGTCGTGGTGCCTGCCTCGCTGGAGTCGCGCATCTCGCGACCGACGGTCGAAGCGGTGCCCGTTCCGTCGAATGCCGTGCCCATTCCATCCCACGCCGCGCCGGGCCCCGAACCGCTGCCAGCGCCGCCTGGCGTTCCGGCTTTGGCGCCGATGGCCCTTTCGCTCGAAGATGCCGTCGGGCTGGGGCTGAGCGATAATCCGCGACTGCACCAGCTCGCGGCGTTGACACGAGTCGCCCGTGCGAACGCCGACGTCGCGTTCGCGCCGTTCTTGCCGGAAATCGGCACGAGCATGCGTTATTCCGCCTTTAGTTCGCCCGTGCTGCCAGGGGGTGCGTTCGTGCCGGCCTCATTGCCCGCGGGAGTCGACAGCTTCGCCGTGGCCGAGATCGGCGTGCAGCACACGATTGCCGACTTCGGCCGCCGGGCGGGGCACTATGGCCAGGCCGTGCATCGTTCGCGGAGCCAGGATCTCGCGCTCACGCGGGCGCGCCAGACGATCGCCTTCGAGGTGGTGCAGGCTTACTTTCACGTGCTGGCCGCGCAGGCGAATTTGCGCGTGCGCGAAGAGGCACAGCGCGACGCCGAACGGATCCTGTTCGATACCAAGGCGCGGCGCGAAGGGGGCGTCGTCGATCGCGATGCCGTGTTGCGGGCCGAAGTCGAGCTGGCGCTCACGCGGCAAAACTTGCTCAGCGCGAGACAAGGCGTGCGCGACGCCAGGTCGCGGCTGAACGTCGTGATGGGGCAGCCCCCGGTGGCGCCGCTGAGCGTGAACGATGTGCTCGCGCGGCCCAGATTTCAACTGCCGCTCGAGGCCTGCCTCGAACAGGCGGTGGCCGATCGCCGCGAGATCGGCATGGCGCGCGAGGCGGTCGCCGTGGCGAATCATGGTGTCGAGGCGGCCCGCGGCGAGCTGCTGCCCAAGGTCTACGTGCGCGGCACGGCGCTGCGTGCCGACTCGCCGGGAGACCTGAATGGCTTCGTCGAGGGCATCGGCCTGCACGTCGAGCAGCCGCTTTACGCCGGCGGACGATACAAGGGGGGCGTGCGGTCGAGCGAGGCACAGGTCTCCGCCGCTCTGGCCGACCTGCGGGTGATTCTCGACAACGTCGCGCTGCAGGTGACGGTGGCCTACGAGGCGATCGAAACCGATCGTCAGCGCATCGAGCTGGCCGAGACGGCGATCGTGCAGGCACGCGAAAACCTGCGTTTAATCATCGTGCGCTATCAGAACGGCAATGCGACCCCCACCGACGTCGTCGACGCCCAGACGGCGTTGATCCAAATGCAAACGAATTACTTTACGGCGGTGTATGGGTATCTCGAGGGGCTGGCCCGACTCGATTACGCGCTGGGGGGAGATCAGCAGACGCTGATGGCGCAGCTTCGGCCGGCGTGGTCAGGCGTGGGAGACCTATAA
- a CDS encoding HlyD family secretion protein, whose protein sequence is MSTPLDWLTGMLRGIGRGIHRLGQFFVRSRHSFRFWVVLILAIMVLLVAYYVAADRYTPFTADAYVQAYVVQVAPQVGGQVKHVHVREGDQVAQGDLLFELDPRPFEHRVAVLQAQVIDVEHQVEQLVAQLEAARAEERQMAAEAEYALSVFRQEEVIFAKESTTERKYLDAVQNRKATEAALERAGRNAASIEAALSARVGDEHARVAKARAELAEAELNLAYSRVYAPCDGIITDLQLRDGAYAHVGQAVLTCIDTSEWLVVANFREICLQDMQAGQAALIAFQGQPGALWPAHVSSLGAGVGQGQGVPSGELPNVRDDLYWIPPAQRFQVRLALEEPPTIPLRVGMTGSVSIYVRPDHSLNAITRGLHRLLAWFYYL, encoded by the coding sequence GTGAGTACGCCACTGGATTGGCTCACTGGAATGCTGCGTGGAATCGGCCGGGGAATTCACCGGTTGGGGCAGTTCTTCGTGCGCTCGCGGCATTCGTTTCGCTTTTGGGTGGTGTTGATCCTGGCGATCATGGTGCTGCTTGTGGCGTATTACGTCGCGGCCGATCGCTATACCCCCTTTACTGCCGATGCCTATGTCCAGGCGTACGTGGTGCAGGTGGCGCCGCAGGTGGGGGGGCAAGTCAAGCACGTCCACGTGCGCGAAGGAGACCAGGTCGCCCAGGGAGATCTGTTGTTCGAGCTCGATCCGCGCCCCTTCGAGCATCGCGTGGCGGTGCTGCAAGCGCAGGTGATCGATGTCGAGCATCAAGTGGAGCAACTCGTCGCGCAGCTCGAGGCTGCCCGGGCCGAAGAACGCCAGATGGCCGCCGAGGCGGAATATGCCCTCAGCGTCTTCCGGCAGGAAGAGGTGATCTTTGCCAAGGAGTCGACGACCGAGCGCAAGTATCTCGACGCCGTGCAGAATCGCAAAGCCACGGAAGCAGCGCTCGAACGGGCCGGACGCAACGCGGCGAGCATCGAGGCGGCCCTGTCGGCGCGCGTCGGCGACGAGCACGCACGCGTCGCGAAGGCACGGGCCGAGCTGGCCGAGGCCGAACTGAATCTGGCCTACTCGCGAGTTTATGCCCCTTGCGACGGTATCATCACCGATTTGCAGCTTCGCGACGGCGCCTACGCACACGTCGGTCAGGCCGTGCTGACTTGCATCGATACGTCGGAGTGGTTGGTAGTGGCAAACTTCCGCGAGATCTGCCTGCAAGACATGCAGGCCGGTCAAGCGGCCTTGATCGCCTTCCAAGGTCAGCCTGGCGCGTTATGGCCGGCGCATGTGAGCAGCCTGGGGGCCGGCGTGGGGCAGGGACAGGGAGTTCCCTCGGGGGAACTGCCCAACGTGCGGGACGATTTGTACTGGATTCCGCCGGCGCAGCGATTTCAAGTGCGCCTGGCGCTCGAAGAACCGCCGACGATTCCGCTGCGCGTGGGCATGACCGGCAGCGTTTCGATCTACGTGCGGCCCGATCATTCGCTGAACGCGATCACGCGCGGCTTGCACCGGCTGCTCGCGTGGTTCTATTACCTCTGA
- a CDS encoding FUSC family protein, protein MTEPRPQLEIKQALLAALAVAITLVAAEWLDLAQPGLAVWSTHMVMVQYTYSTFQKGVERIVGRSVGILLALVLATLTREAWLLGLLLEMLATVALFYLYFGGRLSYTWLNAGLYLAVVMEISRSEPASATLIAAELFYAIVLGVTVAVVVSWLAGAEQDVTIHTDGKPLWPLDRDLLSHSIMLTLTVLIVQLLCFALSFSSTTSIVAVMMLTITPDYQSLLWKGELRLAGAGLAMVFATIFLILLLERPSFPLLVLGIFLGTFLAVTLARNHERWSYAGVQMGLVLPMILVMPHSELGSLHVAFARVGGAIFAIGASVIVGVIWSAFVPVSPMPFTPVPPPKQANQPT, encoded by the coding sequence GTGACCGAGCCTCGACCGCAACTCGAGATCAAGCAGGCCCTGCTGGCGGCCCTCGCCGTGGCGATCACGCTCGTCGCCGCCGAGTGGCTCGATCTCGCCCAGCCGGGGCTGGCGGTCTGGTCGACCCACATGGTGATGGTGCAGTACACCTACTCCACCTTTCAAAAGGGGGTGGAGCGCATCGTGGGACGCAGCGTCGGCATTCTGCTCGCCCTCGTGCTGGCCACCCTCACGCGCGAAGCGTGGCTCCTGGGACTGTTGCTCGAGATGCTGGCGACCGTCGCGCTCTTCTACTTGTATTTCGGCGGGCGGCTCTCCTACACCTGGCTCAACGCCGGGCTGTATCTCGCCGTGGTGATGGAGATCTCGCGTTCCGAGCCCGCCAGCGCCACGCTCATTGCCGCCGAATTGTTTTACGCCATCGTGCTGGGGGTCACCGTGGCGGTGGTCGTGTCGTGGCTCGCGGGCGCCGAGCAGGACGTGACCATCCATACCGACGGAAAACCGCTCTGGCCGCTCGATCGCGATCTACTCTCGCACAGCATTATGCTCACGCTGACCGTGCTCATCGTGCAACTGCTTTGCTTCGCGCTCAGCTTTTCGTCGACCACGTCGATCGTCGCGGTGATGATGCTCACGATCACGCCCGACTACCAGTCGCTCCTTTGGAAGGGTGAGCTCCGCCTGGCAGGGGCCGGGCTGGCGATGGTCTTCGCCACCATTTTTCTGATCCTGCTCCTCGAACGCCCCAGCTTCCCGTTGCTCGTGCTGGGCATCTTCCTGGGCACGTTTCTCGCCGTCACGCTCGCACGCAATCATGAACGCTGGAGCTACGCCGGCGTGCAGATGGGGTTGGTGCTCCCCATGATTCTCGTCATGCCTCATAGTGAGCTCGGCTCGCTCCACGTCGCGTTCGCGCGCGTGGGAGGAGCGATCTTCGCCATCGGCGCATCGGTCATCGTGGGAGTCATCTGGTCCGCGTTCGTTCCGGTGTCCCCCATGCCCTTCACCCCGGTTCCGCCTCCCAAGCAGGCCAACCAGCCGACGTAG
- the aat gene encoding leucyl/phenylalanyl-tRNA--protein transferase: protein MAFSRESRFFPPAESAHDSGLLALGGRLNVDWLVDAYSHGIFPWPFTDGTLAWFSPDPRAIVPLDRVRISRRLARTCRSNRFTVAIDRSFAEVIRHCATVGDRVDATWISPQMERAYRAMHEAGFTHSVEVRRDGQLVGGLYGVALGGMFAAESMFHLERDASNVALVYLFNRLQQCGYRLLDIQQLTPHLERFGAIAIPRAEFLVRLDEALVVEASFASPDC, encoded by the coding sequence ATGGCGTTCTCGCGCGAGTCGCGATTCTTTCCCCCCGCCGAGTCGGCACATGACTCTGGCTTGCTGGCGCTAGGAGGCCGGCTGAACGTGGACTGGCTGGTCGATGCCTATTCGCACGGCATTTTTCCCTGGCCCTTCACCGACGGCACACTGGCCTGGTTCTCTCCCGATCCGCGGGCCATCGTGCCACTCGATCGGGTCCGCATCTCGCGGCGTCTGGCGCGCACGTGCCGCTCGAATCGATTTACGGTCGCCATCGATCGGTCGTTCGCCGAGGTGATCCGCCATTGTGCCACCGTGGGCGATCGAGTCGACGCTACCTGGATCTCGCCCCAGATGGAGCGGGCCTACCGCGCGATGCACGAGGCCGGCTTCACCCACAGCGTCGAAGTACGCCGCGATGGACAACTCGTCGGCGGCTTGTACGGCGTCGCCTTGGGGGGCATGTTTGCCGCCGAATCGATGTTTCATCTCGAGCGCGACGCCTCGAACGTGGCGCTCGTCTATCTCTTCAATCGTCTCCAGCAATGTGGGTATCGGCTGCTCGATATCCAGCAGTTGACGCCCCACCTCGAGCGTTTCGGTGCGATCGCCATCCCTCGGGCTGAGTTCCTCGTTCGGCTCGACGAGGCGCTGGTCGTCGAGGCGAGCTTCGCCAGTCCCGATTGCTAG
- a CDS encoding trypsin-like peptidase domain-containing protein has translation MQPPAEFPETASVPSSTPAHRPAPHEPGRLTRLLVLLVILAIALGSPTFVERIQYALTRGQLLARSDLARETLVGYSGTSEAFRLASESIAPSVVDVMTVQEIEPERGTIDEWSSLSIPREVDGQGSGVIVDDAGYILTNYHVIARSSRVDVKLSDGRTVQNVQIVGVDPPTDLAVLKIEARALTAAPWGKSEDLEVGDWVVAIGSPYGLQRSVTAGIVSAKRRRNVGIGGYQEFLQTDAAVNPGNSGGPLVDLRGQVVGINTAILGQSFQGISFAIPSELARDIYERLRAEGKVARGWLGVQPRALTPELAEKLGLEATTGAVVVDVVPGAPADKIGIEPGDVIVRWNDQPVHDPAELRSLIAATAIGSQATIEVIRDGERKTMELEVIARPSTLETER, from the coding sequence ATGCAGCCGCCTGCTGAATTCCCGGAGACGGCTTCGGTACCGTCGTCGACGCCCGCACATCGGCCTGCTCCGCACGAACCGGGCCGGCTGACGCGGCTGCTGGTGTTATTGGTGATTCTGGCGATCGCGCTGGGCTCGCCGACGTTTGTGGAGCGGATTCAATATGCCCTGACGAGGGGGCAACTTCTGGCCCGCTCGGATCTTGCCCGCGAGACGCTGGTGGGATACAGCGGCACGAGCGAGGCGTTTCGGCTGGCCTCGGAGAGCATCGCGCCGTCGGTGGTCGATGTGATGACCGTGCAAGAAATCGAACCCGAGAGGGGGACGATCGACGAGTGGAGCTCGCTCAGCATTCCACGCGAGGTGGATGGGCAAGGTTCTGGCGTCATCGTCGACGACGCGGGCTACATTCTGACCAACTATCACGTGATCGCGCGTTCTTCGCGGGTCGATGTGAAGCTGAGCGACGGCCGAACGGTGCAAAACGTGCAAATCGTGGGGGTCGATCCCCCCACGGATCTGGCGGTGCTCAAAATCGAGGCGCGTGCGCTGACGGCGGCTCCCTGGGGCAAAAGCGAGGACCTCGAGGTCGGCGACTGGGTGGTCGCCATCGGCAGTCCCTATGGGTTGCAGCGGAGCGTGACGGCGGGCATCGTAAGCGCCAAGCGGCGACGCAACGTCGGCATCGGGGGGTATCAAGAATTCTTGCAGACCGACGCGGCAGTGAATCCCGGCAACAGTGGGGGGCCGCTCGTCGATTTGCGCGGGCAGGTGGTCGGCATCAACACGGCCATTCTCGGTCAATCGTTTCAAGGCATCAGCTTTGCCATTCCCAGCGAGCTGGCGCGCGATATCTACGAGCGGTTGCGGGCCGAAGGCAAAGTCGCGCGGGGATGGCTCGGCGTGCAACCGCGGGCGCTCACCCCGGAACTGGCGGAAAAGCTCGGGCTGGAAGCAACCACCGGCGCGGTGGTCGTCGATGTCGTGCCGGGAGCGCCGGCCGACAAGATCGGCATCGAGCCTGGCGATGTCATCGTGCGCTGGAACGATCAACCGGTCCACGACCCGGCCGAGCTGCGCTCGTTGATCGCGGCCACGGCGATCGGTTCGCAAGCGACGATCGAGGTGATTCGCGACGGCGAGCGGAAGACGATGGAACTCGAGGTGATCGCGCGTCCGAGCACGCTCGAAACGGAGCGCTGA